The Oreochromis aureus strain Israel breed Guangdong linkage group 7, ZZ_aureus, whole genome shotgun sequence region GACACTAATCCCACTTGAATAagggttttttcttttggtcaacTGGTATTTTCTCATGGTGTTCCCCTGTCACTGCTGTAACTTATGTGTCCAGGCTAAAAACGACTGCTTCCTCCACAGATCTTTGATGTAGGGGAGAGTCTGATGGTTCCTGATGAGTTCACAGCAGAGGAGAAGAAAATGGGTATGCTATGGCGACACCTAGTGGCTGGAGGAGGGGCTGGTGCAGTGTCTCGAACTTGCACAGCACCATTGGACCGTCTCAAAGTTCTCATGCAGGTAAAACACTACTTATGgagttttcatttttctcagtTAAAGGAGAGGACGGCTAATAAGCATTTCATCCCACTCGCCCAGGTTCACTCCTCCAAGAGCAACAGTATGCGTATCGCTGGTGGCTTTGCTCAGATGATCCGAGAGGGCGGTACAAGGTCTCTGTGGCGAGGCAACGGTATCAACGTCCTCAAAATTGCCCCCGAGTCTGCAATAAAGTTTGTGGCTTATGAACAGGTACACAAAACCATGTGTTAATGGAAAAGAATATGAAAGATAAAAATGATGTAATTTATAATTTTTTGCACAGCTCATAGCAGAGTGAACTTGTTTGGTCTGATTTTGATGTTGCTGCTAAACAACACTGACATCTGTCCATCAGATTAAGCGACTGATTGGAAGTAACCAGGAGACGTTGGGCATCACAGAGAGACTAGTGGCTGGCTCTCTGGCTGGAGCGATCGCTCAGAGCAGCATATACCCCATGGAGGTGAGAGAACAatgaacacaaaaaaataaagcaagacATCAGTTTAACAATAGCTGTAGCTTAGCAGCAATTCATAACTTACTATATGCTGAAATACACTGGACTACTCTGCCATGGAAGCTCCTGGTGCTGTTTTTGTTCTACCAGAAGAGGTTTGGAAATGTGGTTTTTCATTCAGAGTGTTGGTGACCCTCTGCAGCCACATTCTGGAACTTTACGTGGTCTGCCTCTTCCATGACTGATttgctgtggttcctaaacACTTCCAGGTTTTAACAATACCACTTACACACAAGGGAAGAAATTTCAACTAACTCGTTCCAGCACTGGCATCCTGTTAATTCAGTCAACTCTGCACAGTCAGTTCCTTGGCTTTATGCATCTGCAATGGGACTCAAAACACCTGAAATTAAAGATTAAGATGTGTGACCCAATATTTTCATCCATATAGCATGTCTCAGAACCTCCTTGCCTTGTGACTGATGACCTTCAGTGTGAATATGTGGTATATGGGAATGAGGTTCTTAACGTGAATTtgaaaaatgttaattttagttTTCCTCTTGCTTGTTATGTTATTGTAAGTACAACTGATTCCTGGGTGAGAAgtgcagattttctttttttttacaaggtGTGGCATTACTTCCTGTGCATTCAGGTCCTGAAGACACGGTTAGCCCTGAGGAAGACAGGTCAATACTCGGGCATCCAAGATTGTGCTAAACATATCTTCCAGAGGGAAGGCGTGGCAGCTTTCTACAAGGGCTACATCCCAAACATGCTGGGCATCATTCCCTATGCTGGCATCGACCTGGCTGTCTATGAGGTTTGCTACTGTTGCTGGGtgatagttttttgttttctttgtgttttgttttgttttttttttattagttcaGTCTAACCGCTGTGTTCACCTCTCCTCTGACAGACTCTGAAGAATTCGTGGTTGCAGCACTACGCTACAGATAGTGCTGATCCAGGAGTGTTTGTGCTACTCGCATGTGGCACTACTTCCAGCACATGTGGACAGTTGGCCAGCTACCCACTTGCTCTGGTCAGGACTCGAATGCAAGCACAAGGTCAGTCACTGGAGAGCTCTACAGCACTGCATAAGACAACAAAGatatatgcacacacaactTTGTACAGCTGTTTTGAAGAGGGAAACTATTCACAGAGGTCCACATGGTTATTATACCAGGTTTAATGCTGTAAAGTTGGAGGTTTTAAAGTGTGAGTCTATGGGGATTGACAGCCTAAGGTGGCTACTACAAGAAATGTTGGGTTTTTGCGATTAACGATGATTTGTGAATGATTAAAGTTTTCTTTTCATAgcgtattattaaaaatattatcccaattcttttcatttttgtgttcaTCATCCCCTCTGAATGCAGTGTTTTGTTCTCcatttgtatttattcaacATACACCACCCGTACACAACTTAACAGTCACCAAACTTTTTATCCATAGCAGGATTTTGGAGGAGTCACCACTAAATGTAGAATAAAGAATTTGAAAAAGTGCTGTAGGCACATATTCAGGATTTATTGATACAAATTCTGGTTGGAGGTGTAAAggacaaaagtaaaaagatgtgtttgatgtgtgtttgatgGCATCATCTTCCCTTTGTTCCTACAGCTTCTCTTGGGGGAGGCCCTCAGATGAGCATGACAGGACTGTTCAGACACATTATTAGGACTGAGGGACCAATAGGACTCTACCGAGGACTGGCACCCAACTTCATGAAGGTCATTCCATCTGTCAGCATCAGCTACGTGGTCTACGAGTACCTGAAGATCACGCTGGGAGTCCAGTCAAAGTGACCAAGGAGGCAGACAGAAGAAAATAAGTGGccaaaggttttttttgtttgtttgtttgtggtcTGAAATGACCAGCTACAGTTCAACATATTTCAGTGCAGAAAATGAAGGACAAAGCTGAGATGTGTGAtttgaagagagaaaaaacttGACTGAGGTCATGTCTGTCAGTTGTTCTCTTAAGCTTTCTTTTAGCAGCTCGGTGGTATTTCAGCACCTGTGAGTCTTAGTTTAACAAATGTTTACATGACTCTAAATTACTGCTAGAACTGGAACATGTCCCTGCTGCTGAGTACTGTGAAAGGAACAGTCCTGCGTCTCTGTGGAAAGGAAGAATCTTGATCTTGGTGGGCTTTGCTCAGTCATGACACTATATCTTCATATAGCTGACAGCATATGATATCATACGCTATCAGCTTTGTCTGTGAAGCTGTAACTGGATTTAAAACGGTAGATAAATGGTTGAtttggctgcattaaaacagAAATGATACAAACAAGAGAAACTAGTTTACTTTAAGCTAAAATCAGTATATAATGAAATAAAGGATTAATGTGATTAGGGCCATTCTAGCAAAAACTAATTACAGAACCAAGGGAAGCGTTCACCATCTCTGAGATTAAAGTAATAAGCATTAAAATAGGCTTAAAATAGTTATTATCGATGTCCTATGAAGAGATATTGCTGTAAACAGAGGAAACCAACTCAGACAGTGTGAaacttgtttgctttttttcaccTGTTAGTGTGTCATTCATATTATAAAAGATGGGAATAGCTGCTGCGACTTGAGCCATTCGTTAGTGAAGTCTCGATCTGATCCCTGAGctgagaattttttttatttttttttttccattggcatcttggtgttttgaaacttGATGAACACAGGGTAAATGTGACCATACATTCAGTGTCCAAGGACTTAGTGGACATCCTGGATAAGCTTCCTTTCTGACTCTTAGAAGTCATCGTTATTTACAAGTTAAGGTAAACTTCATGTTGCATTCAGTATGACCTGAAGCCCATAAAGGAAAGTGTTTAGTGAGGTCACATAAAAAGGGTGCTGAAGGCTGCTTTCCCAAAGACCTGTAAATAACCACAAGTCTTTGCAGTCAGAAGAATGAAGGAAAAGGCATTAAAAAGAaggcaggtttaaggcactttaGCACtgacttcacttttcagaccaaGAAGCTGTGTCCATATGTCACCCCCACAGTATCTTTTGTATGATTGATGTGGTTTCTtgacaaaagaggaaaaaaaaacagaccatGAATCTGTAACTTTGGTCTGATCATTTCTGATGTGtgtaaattttttttctttctttctttaccaCTACAACCATCGCGAATAGTTATTTTTCTTGTATACTTGTCACTTCAGTCCAagttttttccatttaaaaacattatcCACTGTcatttgcatctgctttttttt contains the following coding sequences:
- the LOC116329325 gene encoding calcium-binding mitochondrial carrier protein SCaMC-2-B-like isoform X1, with protein sequence MMHQQGSLMPSLLSGVFCQCRSTDAHPGADPGGGGRVPPSVPPSAASPSKPVTQQSASGVWHTDEGDHPCDICGGSEQEHRLKVLFQVLDVNGDGGICVNDLTIGLKKLGVHRTEHELMKIVKAGDKDLDGQLDFEEFVHYLRDHEKKLRLVFKSLDRKNDGRIDSQEIMQSLRDLGVNISEEQAEKILRSMDKNGTMTIDWNEWRDYHLLHPADNIPEIILYWKHSSIFDVGESLMVPDEFTAEEKKMGMLWRHLVAGGGAGAVSRTCTAPLDRLKVLMQVHSSKSNSMRIAGGFAQMIREGGTRSLWRGNGINVLKIAPESAIKFVAYEQIKRLIGSNQETLGITERLVAGSLAGAIAQSSIYPMEVLKTRLALRKTGQYSGIQDCAKHIFQREGVAAFYKGYIPNMLGIIPYAGIDLAVYETLKNSWLQHYATDSADPGVFVLLACGTTSSTCGQLASYPLALVRTRMQAQASLGGGPQMSMTGLFRHIIRTEGPIGLYRGLAPNFMKVIPSVSISYVVYEYLKITLGVQSK
- the LOC116329325 gene encoding calcium-binding mitochondrial carrier protein SCaMC-2-B-like isoform X2, yielding MLLDILSFLYQRLFGRTQCQPAETQLPGEKQSETTKNCRGLQASLQESTKESSNGKEISRNNVTPKKTMVLIMMAPPTDLQQKIVKAGDKDLDGQLDFEEFVHYLRDHEKKLRLVFKSLDRKNDGRIDSQEIMQSLRDLGVNISEEQAEKILRSMDKNGTMTIDWNEWRDYHLLHPADNIPEIILYWKHSSIFDVGESLMVPDEFTAEEKKMGMLWRHLVAGGGAGAVSRTCTAPLDRLKVLMQVHSSKSNSMRIAGGFAQMIREGGTRSLWRGNGINVLKIAPESAIKFVAYEQIKRLIGSNQETLGITERLVAGSLAGAIAQSSIYPMEVLKTRLALRKTGQYSGIQDCAKHIFQREGVAAFYKGYIPNMLGIIPYAGIDLAVYETLKNSWLQHYATDSADPGVFVLLACGTTSSTCGQLASYPLALVRTRMQAQASLGGGPQMSMTGLFRHIIRTEGPIGLYRGLAPNFMKVIPSVSISYVVYEYLKITLGVQSK